The Columba livia isolate bColLiv1 breed racing homer unplaced genomic scaffold, bColLiv1.pat.W.v2 Scaffold_141, whole genome shotgun sequence genome contains the following window.
AGTGTAGCAAAAACAGACGTTATAGAGAGCTGAGCTTCTCTGCTGTACCttcagagggacagggcatgTCTCTTTCCTTCACCCAGGGATGACTGCAGAGTGTGAAGCTGCATGTGCATCCAGgagtgcccagggctgtcctgcagagcagggtccctacACCCCacggctgtgccgggcagggactctgccgcctgccagggtcagcgctcagcctgcctgGGAGATGCCAACAACACTGAGAGAAGAAGCTCTGGGTGGAagaagcagctcctggctggagAGGGTTGTTCTGCTGTCAAGAGGGTCCTGCATGGATCAGGGATGATAAAATCTCCACATCATCCCCAGGATATTTCCAATGggctttttgaaagaaagagaaggtaaAGGCAGGTATTACAGTAAAGCTAAGGAGCTTTCCGGAGTCTATGTTTTCAATTTGTTCCTCTTGGGGAATTTGAGAGGAGAAATGGAGAAGGAGCTCTCGTGCTTGAACAAGTCAGTGAGACCACTCAGCTGTAAGGTCTGATAGTAGCCTCCTGATGGGCCTCCAGTGACTCCTCTGCTTATGGACAGATGCAACATTACCTTTGGTGGTCCCAGCAGGATCAGTCTCACCTGTCTTTATTTTcaagcctgcaaacaggaagatgctcccaggcagtgccctgcaAACAAGCAGGTGTCTGCAGGGCCAGGGTGAGCACACAGAGTTTGGGATGGGGTCTGTGAGCGCTGACAGGgaaaagacatgggacagagaaaTCCTTTCCAGGAGGAAAATCTCTGGGAAGCAGCAATGTGAtctgggaaggaggagaaactCAAACCAGAACTGTTGTGGGAGCGAGAATGCAGAAATCTCTGactgatcccctgcagtgcagatccctcctgcgagcagccccctggcctcctctcccacccagcaaagcctctgccctcagggccgggcgctccaaggcatgaagcagctcctgtgcagccagagctccagttcctctgcagagcacaggggctgagagcagctgcccggcagtgttggtgtctgggaggtgctgcacagctggggaagggtgacgctgtctgagtgcccggctgcctctgccctggcctctctcacacccaccctcaccgcattttccttcttgctgccctgctctgggtcactgctgctgggatcttgttcttgctgtcaggctctctggggatggcagtttcagctgcagagtcacagcctgatcttgtgggtcctttcctgcagctgtgtccatgggcacacgtgtcccagccccacctgtgggctgtgggcaatgcagtctgtggggctggggaatgagctgagtcTCCCTCAATCAAATGCCATCATCAGGACACTTGGATATCTCCCTGGGGTTTCTTTCCAAGCTGTGAGCTTCCCTCCACGATACAAACCTGTCCTACAGCATCTGTGGGTATCTGAAAGCCCCACGGAAAAGCAAAGATTCTACAACAGATAAAATGCTGTTTAGTTTGTGAAATGAGCCGTGTCtgtcctgggctaaacgttgggtgctgagaccttaggaaagggtgagacctgtcatggtctgaggtggatccctcttctcccagcagcgcctggtggcttttcagggtaacatgggagtgtgatcaggctccatctcagaaaggtgccagcccagggcagctggagcaagacagagggacagagcagctgccctcactctgcactgacccagaggcatcctctggtctcacaggactcgctctgttctccctgagtgcagcagaaatgctgagggtttctgacacccaacaacactccccagggtgggagggcagaaggAGCTGTAGAAACGCCAAACCTCTTAAACTCAGTTTCTCAGGCCTGGgggtacagatgctgacagtcccttctgcaccaggagcggttccagctgacaaagctgaaccccaggactggcccctgcccacccgatcacacagggtcaggcTGACTCCTCAGGAGCCCTtgggcagagaccctgctcttcattgcacactcatcaagcaccaacgagggctcagccaggacgttctcctggaaaaagaaaagtgtctctttgtctgacagggtgggagggtctgtgggaaatggttttGATGATTCCCAGAGAAGCCTCATCTAAACcttcactatcttttcctcctatgacaggtcctcatgcccacaggcagcaaatgtccaacagcagctccatcacccagttcctcctcctgccgttcacagacacacgggagctgcagctcttgcacttctggctcttcctgggcatctacctggctgccctgctgggcaacggcctcatcatcaccaccatagcctgggaccagcacctccacacccccatgtacttcttcctgctcaacctcgccctccttgaCCTGgcctccatctccaccactgttcccaaatccatggccaactctctgtgggacaccagggccatctcctacacaggatgtgctgcccaagtgtttctgtttgtcttcttagcttcagcagaatattgtctcctcaccatcatgtcctgtgaccgctacgttgccatctgcaaacccctgcactacgggaccctcctgggcagcagagcttgtgtccacatggcagcagctgcctgggccactgggtttctcaatgctctgctctacacggccaatacattttcactgcccctgtgcaagggcaatgccctgggccagttcttctgtgaaatcccccaaatcctcaagctctcctgctcacactcctacttCAGGGAAGCtgggcttcttgtggttagTATATTAGTAgtatttggctgttttgtgttcattgtggtgtcctatgtgcagatattcagggccgtgctgaggatcccctctgagcagggacggcacaaagccttttccacctgcctccctcacctggctgtggtctccctgtttgtcagcactggtgtgTTTGCtgacctgaagcccccctctatgtcctccccatccctggacctggtggtgtctgttctgtactcagtggtgcctccagcagtgaaccccctcatctacagcatgaggaacagcaAACTCAAGGAGTCTATAAGGAAACTGATGACTGTTcgcttttcaaaagcagtaataaagtgacctcctgcttctgcatgtcactTGTAATATAACGCATTACTATTTCAACCTGAGTTCTGtagcttttgtggttttgtttgtttgtttgtttgtttttctctttagtgtttgtttttcttgcttatatTAATGCTATtcacaagcaaaattatttgttttcctatgGCTGTGTCCATATCTGCCTGTCTGGTATGTCCCATAGTCTTTGTGTAAATAGGGAGCTGTAATCTTTgtgtgtataaatgaaataaaggaccccGCACTGACTTGTTTGCCCAGAATCCTCTCTCTGGTATCTCTGGGGCCGCAGgagccatgtctgtgtgctgagggggaCTGAGCAGGAGCCACCTTGAGCTgggtcttcctcccaccctgaccAACGTGAATCTGCGGactcaccccatggccctgggcaccacagcccacttgctctgcagagcagcaccgccAGATCGGAGCTGTATGGAGCGTGGGAAGaggggcaggaacagctggccaggtcagcatagctcagctctcttgggaaagggctctgtggggagacgGGATGTTCCAGGAGAAGCGTGGGGCACTGTAtgtgtgcaggaaagacatggaacgagaaaccctttgctgcaggtggcagcttggggcaggtggccctggcactgtggcagCAGGACCTTCCTGAGGATCCCCTAGGCCAAATGTCtcatgctgtcctggggagccagtCTGGACCTGGGTCTgcaagctgcctgtgctggagacccactcagcttgctggctggatgaacattctcactgtccttcattctcactggtccccactgctgtgggaccagttccggttccagtgtggctgctctgcgggctcggctggggagagggcaggggggtggcacaattcaggagggggtgggagggctgaactggcaaatgccccagagaagaaaataccagtgaacggctgaagtgtgtgagtgtgcagggctggcacacagcagtgtcctctaccagccaggcctcctgggagagccctgaagcaccagcagagcaggggctggtgtgTGCCCATGTTCATGGGACAACCTGGGGAAACTGGCCCAGGACAGTCACCACAGACCAGCCCCtcaaaaccaccttttcctgCACTGGCCCTTCACCCCAGCTGAGAGAGGTTGTTCATCCCTCAACACaaggacactgaatgagtaagTCAGAAGCCAATGTTTCCACCGCATGGATGAGATatgagcatgcatatcatgtaCATAAGAAGAACCCGACTCAGTACAACTGAGTACAACATCAACTATTCCTGCatgttccatgaaggcctgaaCGCAGCACTAGGATGTGCtgccttgaactgaggtccccatgtccattcctcatgatgtgggacATGAGGATGGCCATGCCTAAGGACCTGGACATGCTGGATCATGGGGCTGAGGCCTATTGTCTGAGGcttaacaaagccaagtgctgggtcctacacttgggtcacaacaaccccaggcagcactagaGGCTCGGGGAGGAGTGGctgtaaagctgcctggtggaacgGGATGTGTGGGTGTTGATCgatagctggctgaatatgagacagaatgtttcca
Protein-coding sequences here:
- the LOC135577817 gene encoding olfactory receptor 14J1-like, translated to LHYGTLLGSRACVHMAAAAWATGFLNALLYTANTFSLPLCKGNALGQFFCEIPQILKLSCSHSYFREAGLLVVSILVVFGCFVFIVVSYVQIFRAVLRIPSEQGRHKAFSTCLPHLAVVSLFVSTGVFADLKPPSMSSPSLDLVVSVLYSVVPPAVNPLIYSMRNSKLKESIRKLMTVRFSKAVIK